Sequence from the Sphingobacteriaceae bacterium GW460-11-11-14-LB5 genome:
TTAGGTGTACTACACTTAGTTGGAGGTGCACTTTTATGGGTTGCAGGAACATCTTTAAATTTTGATAGTTTTTTCCCATTTATCCTAGGGTATATGATTGCTTACATGCCAACGTTGGCGTTAGTAAACTCAATCTCCTTTAAACAAATGAAAGATCCTGGAAAAGAATTTCCTTCAATCAGGGTATTCGGGACTATTGGATGGATTATTGCCGGATTGGTAATTGGGTGGTTAAACTGGGAACAGAGCGGCAATTTGGTGTTTACATTCAAAATGGCATCCGTTGCTTCAATCATTCTAGGATTGTTAAGTTTCTTTTTACCGAACACTCCCCCAGTTAAAAAAGGTGAAAAAACAACTTTTGGAGAAATCATTGGTTTAGATGCAATTGGCCTGTTAAAAAACAAATCATATCTTTTATTCTTCTTAGCATCTGTTGCTATCTGTATTCCACTGGCTTTCTACTACAATTTCACCAATCCGTTTCTTAATGAAGTTGGAATGAAAGGTGCAGCAGGAGTTCAATCATTAGGTCAGGTTTCGGAAACCCTATTTATGTTATTAATGCCTTTATTCTTTGCTCGTCTTGGCGTAAAAAAGATGCTGGCGATTGGTATGATTGCGTGGGTAGTTCGTTACCTTTTCTTTGCATTTGGAAATGCAGATTCAAACTATTGGATGCTGATCGGTGGAATTGTTCTTCATGGCATTTGCTATGACTTTTTCTTTGTTACCGGACAAATTTATACTGACAGATTAGCCGGAGAAAAATTCAAAAGTGCTGCTCAAGGTTTTATTACCTTGGCAACTTACGGTGTCGGTATGTTAATTGGTTCGATCATATCAGGTATGGTAGTTAATAAATATGTTGTAGAAGGTGGCCATATTTGGCAAAGCATATGGATTATTCCAGCAGGTATAGCAGGATTAGTTGCGCTGTTATTCTTATTATTCTTCAGCGATAAAAATAAACCTGTTACTGAAGCTAACACGATATAATTATGTCTTCAAAACTGGATAGAAGAAATGCTTTAAAGAACATCATCGCAGGAACCGCTGCGATTGGTGTTTCTTCAGGATTTTCAGCATTAGCAATGGATAAATCAGAATCAGATCAGCCATTAAGGCTAAAAGGAAATATTAATCATGCCGTTTGCCGCTGGTGTTTTAGCGGTTTAGATGTAGAAACACTTTGTGTTGAAGCTAAAAAAATCGGTATTACAGGCATAGATTTAGTTGGACCAAAAGATTGGCCGACTTTAAAAAAACATGGATTAGTATCGACCATGTGTAATGGTGCAGAGATTAATTTAGTGGATGGTTTTAACGACGAAAAATTCCACGAAAAGTTAATTCAAAACTATACGGCAATGATTCCGCTTGTTGCCGAAGCCGGATACAAAAACCTAATTTGTTTTAGCGGAAACCGTCGTGGTAAAGATGATGAAACCGGTTGGAACAATTGTGTAAAAGGATTGAAACAGTTAATCCCTTTGGCCGAAAAGCACAATGTTGTATTGGTAATGGAATTGTTAAACAGCAAAGTTAATCATAAAGATTACCAATGTGATAGAACTTCATGGGGCGCCGAGCTTTGCAAACGTTTAGGATCTGAAAACTTCAAATTGTTATACGATATCTATCATATGCAGATTGATGAAGGAGATGTAATCAGAAACATCAGAGATCACCATCAGTATATCGCCCACTACCACACCGCCGGTGTTCCGGGTAGAAATGAGATAGATGATACGCAGGAACTATATTATCCTGCAATCATGAAAGCCATTGCCGAAACTGGCTTTAAAGGTTTCGTTGCACAAGAATTTATACCTAAAAATGCTGACAAATTAGCCTCTTTAAAAAAGGCAGTTTCTATTTGCGACATCTAAAAAAATACACCTATGTTATCAAGAAGAAATTTTATTTTAAATACGAGTATGGCTGCAGCTGCAGCACTTTTGGTTCCATCCTTCGCTTGTGTAGCCAACGATAAAAAATTAGTGGGTTTGCAATTATACTCTTTAAGGGATGAGCTTCCGAAAGATGTAAAAGGAACATTGGCTAAAGTAGCTAAAGCTGGCTTTAAGGAGGTTGAAACTTATGGTTTTTCTATAAAAGATCAGTTTTGGGGCTTAACACCAGCCGAATTTAAAAAATTGCTTGATGACAACGGATTAACTGCGCCAAGCGGTCACTATGGCTTAGGCAGTTATTTAACCGATGGAAACACGGAGGAATTAAAGGCGGCAATTGCAGCAGCTAAAGTGCTGGGAAGTGAATATGTAACCATTCCATGGTTAGATGAAAGCATCAGAAAAAGTGCTGAGGACTACAAAAAAATTGCAGTTAAAATCAACGAAGCCGGAAAACTGGCGAAAGAAGCGGGTATCAGGTTAGCTTACCACAACCACAATTTCGAATTCGAGAAACAAGGTGATACCACTGGTTACGAAATCCTGTTAAAAGGAACCGATAAAAACCTTGTTGATTTTGAACTTGATTTATATTGGGTTGTACGCTCAGGTAACGATCCGATCAAATTATTTAAAGAAAATCCAGGCCGTTTTACCATGTGGCATGTTAAAGATATGGATAAAGCAGATCCGGCATTAAATGCAGAAGTAGGAACAGGTTCTATTAACTTCAAACCTATTTTTGCGGATGCAAAACTTTCGGGCATGAAACACTTCTTTGTAGAGCACGAAACCAATTACAAGCCAAACCCGATGGAATCTGTTGCAGCAAGCTGCGCATATATTAAAAAAGAAATTATTTAAATTTAAGAGATGAATTCAAGAAGAACATTCTTAAAACAGGCAGGATTAGCTGCCGGAGCGGCATTGTTAATTCCGTCGTTTGCTTTTGATAAAGTAAATAAAAATATTGGTCTACAATTGTACTCTTTACGTAATGAACTGCCAAAAGATGTAAAAGGCATCATCGAAAAAGTAGCACAAGCCGGCTATAAGGAAGTAGAAACTTATGGTTTTGCTAATGGAAAATTCTGGGGCTTAACGCCAAAAGAATTTAAAGCTTTATTAAATGCGAACGGTTTAAAAGCACCAAGCGGTCATTATGGAATGGATGAATTTTCAAGAACCGGAAAAACCGACAAGTTAAAAGCCGATATCGAATCTTCAGCAGCCATTGGTGGTAAATTCTTTACCATTGCTGGTGCACATGTAGATAAGAGCAAAGGTGTAGATGGTTTTAAGAAAACGGCTGATGATTTTAATAAGGTTGCTGAAATTGCAAAAGCATCAGGTTTAAAATTCGCTTACCACAACCACGATTTCGAATTTAAAAAATTAGGTGATACCACTGGTTACGATGTTTACTTAAGCGAAACTGATAAAAACCTGGTAAATTTCGAAATGGATTTATACTGGGTAGTACGCTCAGGTAACGATCCTTTAGCCTTGTTTAAAAAATACCCGGGCCGTTTCCCAATGTGGCATGTGAAAGATATGGACAAAGCCAAACCAGAATGGAATACTGAAGTTGGCAAAGGTGCTATTGATTTTAAAAGCATTTTTGCCCAGGCAAAATTATCTGGTATGCAACACTTTTTTGTAGAACACGAAACCAATTATCAACCTGATCCGGTTGGTTCGATCAAAACAAGCTGCGATTATATTAAAGCTAATTTGATTTAATTTACTAACCCTCGCAGTTTTTTAAACGGCATGGTCCTCATTAAGGCTATTACACCGAATTGAATCTGCGAGGGTTATAAAAAAAGAATTTCTAATGGCAAACTGATTTGGGCGTTACCCTTTCCCCTGAAATACGGAAAAGGGTCGGGCTTTTCAGGGCTAGGCTTTGCTCCGGTACCAATAAAAAATTGGCACTAAACCCTTACAATCCCTAACGCGGATTTACCGAATTAAAATTTCCTCTATTATTAGAAAGACTGCCCTCAGTTATTTAAACCTGATAGAACGGCAATACTTTTTAATTGCAACGATTATAAATTTTGACCGTTATTGTTTAAAAAGATTATAGTGATAGCAGGGCCTTCGCAACCGATAGGCACAGGAACCTGCTTTCCAAAACAAAGAA
This genomic interval carries:
- a CDS encoding MFS transporter, with the protein product MNNTTRFKLSAMMFLEFFIWGAWFVTMGTYLGKNLLANDVQIGSAYSTQSLGAIIAPFIIGLIADKFFSAQKVLGVLHLVGGALLWVAGTSLNFDSFFPFILGYMIAYMPTLALVNSISFKQMKDPGKEFPSIRVFGTIGWIIAGLVIGWLNWEQSGNLVFTFKMASVASIILGLLSFFLPNTPPVKKGEKTTFGEIIGLDAIGLLKNKSYLLFFLASVAICIPLAFYYNFTNPFLNEVGMKGAAGVQSLGQVSETLFMLLMPLFFARLGVKKMLAIGMIAWVVRYLFFAFGNADSNYWMLIGGIVLHGICYDFFFVTGQIYTDRLAGEKFKSAAQGFITLATYGVGMLIGSIISGMVVNKYVVEGGHIWQSIWIIPAGIAGLVALLFLLFFSDKNKPVTEANTI
- a CDS encoding xylose isomerase, coding for MLSRRNFILNTSMAAAAALLVPSFACVANDKKLVGLQLYSLRDELPKDVKGTLAKVAKAGFKEVETYGFSIKDQFWGLTPAEFKKLLDDNGLTAPSGHYGLGSYLTDGNTEELKAAIAAAKVLGSEYVTIPWLDESIRKSAEDYKKIAVKINEAGKLAKEAGIRLAYHNHNFEFEKQGDTTGYEILLKGTDKNLVDFELDLYWVVRSGNDPIKLFKENPGRFTMWHVKDMDKADPALNAEVGTGSINFKPIFADAKLSGMKHFFVEHETNYKPNPMESVAASCAYIKKEII
- a CDS encoding hydroxypyruvate isomerase; protein product: MSSKLDRRNALKNIIAGTAAIGVSSGFSALAMDKSESDQPLRLKGNINHAVCRWCFSGLDVETLCVEAKKIGITGIDLVGPKDWPTLKKHGLVSTMCNGAEINLVDGFNDEKFHEKLIQNYTAMIPLVAEAGYKNLICFSGNRRGKDDETGWNNCVKGLKQLIPLAEKHNVVLVMELLNSKVNHKDYQCDRTSWGAELCKRLGSENFKLLYDIYHMQIDEGDVIRNIRDHHQYIAHYHTAGVPGRNEIDDTQELYYPAIMKAIAETGFKGFVAQEFIPKNADKLASLKKAVSICDI
- a CDS encoding xylose isomerase, producing the protein MNSRRTFLKQAGLAAGAALLIPSFAFDKVNKNIGLQLYSLRNELPKDVKGIIEKVAQAGYKEVETYGFANGKFWGLTPKEFKALLNANGLKAPSGHYGMDEFSRTGKTDKLKADIESSAAIGGKFFTIAGAHVDKSKGVDGFKKTADDFNKVAEIAKASGLKFAYHNHDFEFKKLGDTTGYDVYLSETDKNLVNFEMDLYWVVRSGNDPLALFKKYPGRFPMWHVKDMDKAKPEWNTEVGKGAIDFKSIFAQAKLSGMQHFFVEHETNYQPDPVGSIKTSCDYIKANLI